A region from the Bactrocera dorsalis isolate Fly_Bdor chromosome 1, ASM2337382v1, whole genome shotgun sequence genome encodes:
- the LOC105223871 gene encoding zinc finger protein rotund — protein MREKDHSPRKMLPSPKQGSVYPLLGLVPTTTYASQVPYDLSVTATRTSTAALGTSPLSLTISALSQSHNEAKNRKRCSSYDQPLDLRLAHKKHDGSNASGASSPLEDENSNLIYNITNYNNSNCHTKPTNAASPSNHNAQHAKTPSQTAQILNCRSQREVSPTGIGCEKELNNNTLPSLCADAIVANLESLSGKHNKRLRTQKSELGVACLRISESLHLNAAAAAAAADRLPFVSSALHPTLLEAMAKAIPLPYRNPFVLPRPPTASSFSFLQPPMQKEMLPGSMQLSQSPSNETPLEFHFDGSGGRGNFSDALTHPQVSGNMTASPNKTALNAGNGSSGCAVGGASKHLQQQISHNQQQLNHHARQQQLANTAGNRATLTADGVTMHHNSKKSVAASRATLHPNAAGNTATAQYKSKDRYTCKFCGKVFPRSANLTRHLRTHTGEQPYKCKYCERSFSISSNLQRHVRNIHNKERPFKCEICERCFGQQTNLDRHLKKHESDAVSLGLGMNERIRSLRRGGYCDNPTEESYFEEIRSFMGKVTQLPLGAAAAAAGSTINQSTTGGNQALAPKSPSTRSSTSSSSERDSSTSGGGLQIVQNDMFLEPEAEAEADNEIETEVGEEYVDRATANDMHVTTEPVNVCKDDDETTTTTKSITTATTPTTAAATKRDANRTARQSGDKSLYFAQTEVCFKRDSSSNSGSPLCAT, from the coding sequence ATGAGAGAGAAGGATCACTCACCAAGAAAAATGCTGCCCAGCCCTAAGCAAGGGTCCGTTTATCCATTATTAGGCCTTGTGCCCACTACTACATACGCATCACAAGTACCTTATGACCTATCGGTGACGGCGACGCGCACCTCAACGGCTGCTTTGGGTACGTCGCCACTCTCGCTCACCATATCTGCCTTAAGTCAAAGCCACAATGAAGCAAAAAATCGTAAACGTTGCAGCAGTTACGATCAGCCGCTCGACCTGCGACTGGCGCATAAAAAGCATGACGGCTCCAATGCAAGCGGCGCTTCCTCACCGCTGGAGGATGAGAATAGCAATCTCATATACAACATCACGAACTACAACAACTCCAACTGTCACACCAAACCCACAAACGCTGCATCGCCCAGCAATCATAATGCGCAGCATGCGAAAACGCCGTCGCAAACTGCGCAAATATTAAACTGTCGTTCACAACGCGAAGTCTCACCGACGGGAATCGGTTGTGAGAAGGAGCTCAATAACAACACGCTGCCATCGCTATGTGCTGACGCAATTGTCGCTAATCTGGAAAGTCTGAGCGGCAAGCATAACAAGCGCTTACGCACACAAAAGTCCGAATTGGGTGTGGCATGCTTGCGCATCTCAGAGTCATTGCATTTGAATGCCGCCGCGGCCGCAGCGGCTGCGGATCGACTGCCATTCGTCTCGTCCGCTTTGCATCCCACACTGCTAGAGGCGATGGCGAAGGCCATACCACTGCCCTACCGCAACCCGTTTGTGCTACCGCGTCCACCTACAGCCAGTTCCTTTTCTTTTCTGCAACCGCCGATGCAGAAGGAAATGCTGCCCGGTTCGATGCAGCTGTCGCAGTCACCCTCTAATGAGACGCCTCTTGAATTCCATTTCGACGGCAGCGGTGGCCGAGGCAATTTTTCCGATGCGCTAACTCATCCGCAAGTCAGCGGCAACATGACCGCCAGTCCAAATAAGACGGCACTTAATGCGGGTAATGGCAGCAGTGGGTGTGCGGTTGGTGGTGCATCGAAACACTTGCAACAGCAAATCAGCCACAATCAGCAGCAATTAAACCATCATGCGCGTCAGCAGCAACTTGCAAACACCGCTGGTAATCGCGCGACACTAACTGCGGACGGCGTGACTATGCATCACAACAGCAAGAAATCAGTGGCCGCGTCACGTGCCACTCTGCATCCGAATGCAGCCGGCAACACTGCAACAGCGCAGTATAAAAGCAAAGATCGCTACACATGCAAGTTTTGCGGCAAAGTCTTTCCGCGTTCCGCCAATCTAACTCGCCACCTACGCACACACACCGGTGAGCAGCCGTACAAATGCAAATACTGTGAACGTTCCTTCAGCATATCCTCGAACTTGCAACGTCATGTGCGTAACATACACAACAAAGAGCGTCCATTCAAATGTGAAATCTGTGAACGTTGCTTTGGCCAGCAAACGAATTTAGATCGTCATTTGAAGAAGCACGAAAGCGATGCGGTCTCGCTAGGTTTGGGCATGAACGAGCGCATACGCAGTCTACGTCGTGGTGGCTACTGCGACAATCCTACTGAAGAATCCTACTTCGAAGAGATACGTTCCTTTATGGGCAAGGTGACACAGTTACCACTCGGCGCTGCTGCTGCAGCGGCCGGCTCCACAATAAACCAATCCACGACGGGCGGTAATCAGGCGTTAGCACCGAAATCACCATCGACACGCAGTTCCACCTCCAGCAGTTCAGAACGCGATTCATCCACCAGTGGTGGCGGTTTGCAAATAGTGCAAAACGATATGTTTTTAGAACCAGAAGCGGAAGCGGAGGCAGACAACGAAATCGAAACGGAAGTCGGTGAGGAGTATGTGGATAGAGCAACTGCTAATGACATGCATGTGACAACTGAGCCAGTAAATGTCTGTAAAGATGATGACGAGACGACAACAACTACAAAGTCAATAACTactgcaacaacaccaacaactgcAGCTGCGACAAAAAGAGATGCCAACCGTACTGCGCGACAGTCAGGCGACAAAAGTCTGTACTTTGCGCAAACGGAAGTGTGTTTCAAACGTGACAGCAGCAGTAATAGTGGCAGTCCACTATGCGCCACCTGA